One window from the genome of Thalassospira xiamenensis M-5 = DSM 17429 encodes:
- a CDS encoding cupin domain-containing protein has product MEKHPEKSVPAKDVHDGVKLLDSGVNFVGEQVSYPKGKARIRSVLATMAPGQKTGWHKHGVPTYGYILEGQITVDYGDAGKTTYRAGEGVLEAMDYWHEGINDGDIPARVVVVFMGAEGAENVIYKPEDASD; this is encoded by the coding sequence ATGGAAAAACATCCGGAGAAAAGCGTGCCCGCCAAGGATGTTCATGACGGGGTGAAGCTGCTTGATAGCGGTGTGAATTTTGTCGGCGAGCAGGTGAGCTATCCCAAGGGCAAGGCCAGGATCAGATCGGTGCTGGCGACGATGGCGCCGGGGCAGAAAACCGGCTGGCACAAGCATGGCGTGCCGACCTATGGATATATCCTTGAAGGGCAGATTACGGTCGATTACGGCGATGCGGGAAAAACCACCTATCGGGCCGGGGAAGGGGTGCTTGAGGCGATGGATTACTGGCATGAGGGGATCAATGATGGCGATATTCCCGCGCGTGTCGTTGTCGTCTTTATGGGTGCCGAGGGCGCGGAAAACGTGATCTATAAGCCCGAAGATGCATCCGACTGA
- a CDS encoding thiamine pyrophosphate-requiring protein: MKKDKAGITLTAGGAVLARMKAIGVDYIFANSGTDFPPIIEGLAEANAKDIELPNALVMPHENAAMGMAHGYYLATGKTQAVMAHTNVGLANCAIGAINAATEHVPVILMSGRTPVMEQGRLGARTVPIGWGQEMRDQAAMVREASKWEYELKFPEQVPDVVDRAYAIASSVPKGPVYVSLPREVLCEPCPGDAIDAPLRMQPVRVMPPSETLEDAARILANAKNPVIIAQRGTGTAQAFDRLSSLVDQWGIPVVQYWAIQLALGTDHPMMAGMDPAPWLKDADAVLVIDCLAPWSPDIHTLRPDCKVIQIGQNPLYSRFPGRNFAADLSLTGETGDVIMALADALDRHHGDHRETCADRRENVAAINAATRKKALAAADAGSVDPMSKAFVSRCLSEAIVGRSATVFSELGCPLEPLSLLEHSSWYQEPHSGGLGWSFPASMGYQLADKDKLVIATMGDGSYMFANPTACHQIAEALELPILILVLNNNEWGAVRQSVTGMYPDGYAAKTNQMPLTGLKPSPDFTKVAEASRAWTAKAERAADLPEILRRAIAHIDTNRTHALVEVTIAP; this comes from the coding sequence TTCTGGCGCGGATGAAAGCGATCGGGGTGGATTATATCTTTGCCAATTCCGGCACGGATTTTCCGCCGATCATCGAAGGGCTGGCCGAAGCCAATGCCAAGGATATCGAGCTTCCCAATGCGCTTGTCATGCCGCACGAAAATGCCGCGATGGGCATGGCGCATGGCTATTACCTTGCGACTGGTAAAACCCAGGCGGTGATGGCGCACACCAATGTCGGGCTGGCCAATTGCGCGATTGGCGCGATCAATGCCGCGACGGAGCATGTGCCGGTGATCCTGATGTCGGGCAGAACGCCGGTGATGGAACAGGGGCGGCTTGGCGCGCGGACCGTGCCGATTGGCTGGGGCCAGGAAATGCGCGATCAGGCGGCGATGGTGCGCGAGGCATCGAAATGGGAATACGAGCTTAAATTCCCCGAGCAGGTGCCCGACGTTGTTGACCGGGCCTATGCAATTGCGTCCTCGGTTCCCAAGGGGCCGGTTTATGTTTCCCTGCCGCGCGAGGTTTTGTGCGAACCCTGTCCGGGGGATGCGATTGACGCGCCGCTTCGCATGCAGCCGGTCCGGGTGATGCCGCCAAGCGAAACCCTTGAGGATGCGGCGCGCATCCTTGCCAATGCCAAAAACCCGGTGATCATCGCGCAGCGCGGGACCGGCACGGCGCAAGCCTTTGATCGCCTGTCGTCACTGGTGGATCAGTGGGGCATTCCGGTGGTGCAATATTGGGCGATCCAGCTTGCCCTTGGCACCGATCATCCGATGATGGCGGGGATGGACCCGGCGCCGTGGCTCAAAGACGCCGATGCGGTTCTGGTGATTGATTGCCTTGCCCCGTGGTCGCCCGATATTCATACGCTCCGCCCCGATTGCAAGGTAATCCAGATCGGGCAGAACCCGCTTTATTCACGTTTTCCGGGGCGCAATTTTGCCGCCGACCTATCGCTGACCGGGGAAACCGGCGATGTGATCATGGCGCTGGCCGATGCGCTGGATCGCCATCATGGTGATCATCGCGAAACCTGTGCCGACCGGCGTGAAAATGTTGCGGCGATCAATGCCGCCACGCGCAAAAAGGCACTTGCGGCGGCCGATGCCGGATCGGTTGATCCGATGAGCAAGGCGTTTGTTTCGCGGTGCCTGTCGGAGGCGATTGTCGGGCGGTCGGCGACGGTGTTTTCGGAGCTTGGCTGCCCGCTGGAGCCGCTGTCGCTTTTGGAGCACAGCAGCTGGTATCAGGAGCCGCATTCCGGCGGGCTTGGCTGGTCCTTCCCGGCATCGATGGGCTATCAGTTGGCCGATAAGGACAAGCTTGTGATCGCGACCATGGGCGACGGATCATACATGTTTGCCAATCCGACGGCCTGCCATCAGATCGCAGAGGCGCTGGAGCTTCCGATCCTGATCCTTGTTCTGAACAACAATGAATGGGGGGCGGTGCGCCAGTCGGTGACCGGGATGTATCCCGACGGCTATGCGGCGAAAACCAACCAGATGCCCCTGACCGGGCTTAAACCGAGCCCCGATTTCACCAAGGTTGCGGAAGCCAGCCGGGCATGGACGGCGAAGGCCGAACGGGCGGCCGATTTGCCGGAAATCCTGCGCCGTGCGATTGCGCATATTGATACCAACCGCACCCATGCGCTGGTTGAGGTGACGATTGCGCCGTAA